The Prevotella melaninogenica nucleotide sequence GACTTCATAATTGGTGAAAAAATAAATGAAGGGACATATTATTTTAATATAAAACAAAGATGGGATTTATTTCTTAATAATCATCCCAAAGATTCTATGGAATTTCTTTGTCAAGATTTGGTGTTACGTAAATTGTATAATAATATTAAACGTATATATGGAATAGAGCAGTCTAATCGTAATCAGATAGTCAAGCAGATGGTCTCTTTGTTGAGAGAAGAGGCTTGTAAGTGGGTTATTCGCCTTGACATACGGCATTTTTATGAGTCTATTGAACGTGAGAGACTTATTAATCGTTTTGTAGAAGATGGACGTTTGAATTATCAGTCAATATATCTTCTTAAAAATCTCTTTTCTAATTCAAGTATTTCCAAAATAAAAGGATTACCTCGTGGGTTGAATATAAGTTCTGTGATGTCTGAACTTTATATGAAGTATTTCGATTTGGAAATCCGCAGAATGGATGGCGTATTCTATTATGCGCGATTTGTTGATGATATAATAATCTTTTGTAGTAGTAGTAATTCACAAGAGAATGTTTGGACGAAAGTTCCTGAATTATTGGATAAACTGGGATTGCAACTTAATGAATCTAAATCATACAAGGGTGATAATGATCAGGAAGATTTAAATCTTACCTATCTTGGTTATACTTTTATTCTTAAAAAAAATAATGATTTAGAAATAGCAATAGCAGATAAGAAAGTAAATGTTATAAAGACTCGTATAACAAAGAGTTTTGTGCGATTTGCTAAAGATGGAAATTTTATCAAGTTGAAGAATAGAATTAAATTTCTTACGGGCAATATCACTATTAATAATCCTTCTACTTTATTACCAATTAGAATTGGAATCTATTTTAATTATAATATGATAACTTCAAGGGCTTCATTATATGAGCTTGATAAGTACTATCAGAAATTACTGCATTGTAGAACGGGACGTTTGGGATTAAAATTAAAGAAAAAATTTAACGCAAATCAAGTAGAAGAGTTATCTAAATATTCTTTTGTTTTTGGTTTTGAAAAGCATGTAAGACATTATTTTACATCTGCAACGATTGCGGACATAACTAATTGCTGGCGATGAGTAAGAATATAGATTTAAACAATAAATATAGAGTTCTTCTAACAGAAGTCTTACCATATGAGATACCTTTAATGCTTGATAATGAAGGGTTCTATCTTAATATGCAAGATAAAGAATTACAAGATATATTCTATCAGACTTTTCAAGGGAAACTTAAAAAGTGGACAATCCCTTTCGATTACTCTGTTCGTAAATATGGTGGAGATAAGAGTCGTAAACTTAGTTTAATGCATCCCTATATTCAGGTAGAATGCGCAAAATTTTACGAAAGTCATGATTATTATATGCTCTCACTTTGTAGTAATAGCCCTTTTTCTATTCGCTATATATCAGAGCGTGCAAAATGTATATTCAAGGTAGAAGAATCGGAAACTAAGGAGGAGGAGAACCAGAACCGTATAGAGATATTAGATGAAGAAGTAGATAAATTATATCGTTCGTATTTCAGTTATAAGCGTTACGATATGATGTATAAGTTTTTTACCAGTGGTGATTATCTTCGCTTGGAACAAAAGTATTCCCATCTGATGAAGATGGACATTGCTCGTTGCTTCTATCATATATATACTCATACTATTGCATGGGCTGTTAAGGGCAAAAAACAAGCTAAAGAGCTAATCGGAAAAGAAACCTTTGAAAATGCCTTTGACACCCTTATGCAGCATGCAAACTACAATGAAACGAATGGAATAATTGTTGGTCCAGAGATCTCTCGAATATTTGCAGAAGTTATATTGCAACGTATTGATATAAATGTGGTTAATCGCCTAAAGCAATCACCATATTCATTAACGCTCGGTCGTGATTATGAAGTTAGAAGATATATTGATGACCATTATATTTATGCAAATAATGAAGAAACACTTTGCTCTATATTAGATGTTTACAAAGATGAACTTCAGTTGTATAAGCTTTATATTAACGAGAGTAAACTTGAGTTTTTAAAGCGACCTTTTGTTTCAGATGTTGCAGTTGCAAAAAAAGAACTTGCAGAACTAAAAAATAGTATTTCTGAGCGGTGGTTAGTGAAGGATGAAAAAGGCAAATATAAACATTCTATAAAGAATGAGATGAGTTCTTTTTCATCCATCGTAAATAAATTTTGTTCAATTACATATAGATATAATCAAAAATATGGAACACTAAATCGATATTTTCTTACATTGATAAGCTCACAGCTATGTGAAGAATCTAATAAAGAATACGCCAGTGAGGCAACGGGTAAACTACTTTTGATGTATCTTGAAGTTGCCTTTTATGTTTTCTCTTTGGATATGAATGTATCTGCATCTATAAAGCTGTGCCGCATACTATATGAACTTCATAAATGGGCAGAGAAATGTATTGACAAAACAATATTACCAGAATTAGAGAATAGAATTTTTCGTGAAATAAAACGATGTTTGGATATTTATGAGGTTAATAAAAAAAACGATGAGATTAATCTTGAAGCGCTTAATTTATTACTATGCCTCAGTCGTATAATGCAAACATCCATATCGCGAACACAATTACTTAGACTCTTTAATATAAATAAGGGAGGTATAGACGAATATAAACAACAAAACTACTTCCAGATATGTACTCTATTATATATTATAGGTTGGGATAAAACCTATGATGATATCAAAAAAAATATCTTAGAAGAAATAAAACGTCGAGTAAAAGAAGAGAATTCGATGTGGCACGCAGATACAGTAATGCTTTTTTTTGATGCTATAGTTTGCCCTTTTTTTGAAGAGAGTGAGAGGAAAGAGATTTTGAAAGAAGTATGTGGTAATCCAGCATCAGTAGATAAAAAACTAGAGTTATACAATAAAACAGGGAGATGGTTTTTCAATTGGGATAAAAGATGTGATTTGTCAAACTTATTATCTAAGAAAGAATACCATTCTCCATACGAGTAATATTTATATACGGAATCAGCGAAAGCCCGAAGAGACAGTTCTGCGGAAGTAATCCATGATCAAGATAACGACCAAAGAATATACATTCAATTAGAGTTACTGACTTAATTTAGAACTTGAGAGTTCTAAGTTATAGTTCAATGAATGCATTTGTAACAAAGAGAGAATGAGAGGATTTATCCTCACACACTAATGACCCTCAGAGGCTGTAGTTGATTCCGTTTTATATATTTGAATAGTTGGTAATAGATCAAGTGGAAATATATGTTAGAAGAAGTAATAGTGAGGGATTGAAGCAAGCCTATCCAAACTCGGAGGGGCGTATCCGCCACATCTTTAAGCATCAAGTGTATGGACTGGCTCCAACGGAGTGTATCTATCGTATTGCACTACGTTATATTCTTGGCTTTGATGAAGACATCCATATCTCAGAGGCTGACCATCATTTGCGACAAGCTGATAGTCTGCCAGCTGCTAAGGCTGGAACATTGGAGGAGTTCTTGGACGAGGTGTTTAAAGCTCAATTAGTTCTTATAGGAATAAACTCTCACCAACTAACTTTTGAAGTTGCTGTCACTGCTGTCAGGCTTTAGATGATTGTAATATGCTGAAGGATAGCTTGTTCGTTCAAATGTTAAAAGTGACAGCAAACAAAAAATAAAAATATACTTATGGACTACGAATTTGTCTAATCATTTTTGAACTTTGAGCATTGAACTTTATGATTTGTACGTTTAATGAACTACGAATTTCTCTAATTGCGCTAATATTATTGCGATGTAATTCGTGCCATTCGCGTAATTCGTAGTTTACTTTATGCTTAGAACTACGAATTTCTCTAATGACACGAATCATTATTGCGATGTAATTCGTGACATTCGCTTAATTCGCAGTTAACCCAAGTTTAACTGGCAAAATTATTTTTCATAAATTTTCGGGATGTTTTGTGTAGTATCAATTTGATAAATGGTTGATAATCAAGTATAGGGTATTGTAACGAGGAGTAAAATCTGATTTGTAGGACACAGCCATATCAAAAATATTTTGTTACTTTGCACTCATGCACGCAAATGTACAGACACGATTCAACCCTGCCACAGGGGACATGGCTCCTTATTATCGCATCAAGGAGTCATATCGTGACGTGCAGGGTCATGTACATTCGCTAATTCTGTTGAACATCGGGTTCGAACCTTCACTTACTGCTGTACAGGTTCGAAAAATTGCATACGCTCTTACCGAACGCTTCAAAAATAGAAGTACACCCTCGCTTTTCAAAGAACATCTTGACGGTCTTACTCCTATTGAACAGGCAAAGGCTGACGAATGGTGGATCCGTATGGAGAAAGAAGGTGGAATCGATCGGTTTAATAAGGAAGAGCAGAAGTCGCTGAGAAAATATGAGAACTATATTGACCTTGAGACGGCAAACTATACTGACGCAAGGAATGTTGGTGCAGAGTGGCTCTGCAAGCAGACAATAGACAAGCTACAATTAGAGGGTTTTCTGCGCAAAAACGGCTGGACGGAGAATGCGATACACACGGCTTTGTCAGCATTGATTGTTCGCACGGTATATGCAGTTTCTGAACGTTCATCTTATTATTATTTGCGCGATAACTCGGCTGCCGCTGAACTTTATAGTGGAGTTCCTGGCTGGACACCAGGAATCAATTCTCTGTATAAAATCACTGATAAATTATATGAACTAAAGGAACAGTTAGAGCGTCATTTGTGCAGCGTTACTGACGATCTCTTTAATATAGACAACAAGTTGATGCTCTTCGACTTAACCAACTTCTATTTCGAGGGTAGCAAGCGTAATAGCGATAAAGCCAAGTTCGGTCGTTCAAAAGAAAAGCGCTCTGATTGTAAGCTACTTGTACTTGCATTATGTATCAATAAAGAAGGTTTTATACGTTATTCTTCTATCTTGGAGGGTAATACAGCAGATTCCAAGTCTCTACCCAATATGATTGATACGCTGGCAAAGAGGAATCCATCAAGAACCAAAGATACGCTTGTTGTCATGGATGCAGGTGTTGCCACAGAAGAGAACTTGGAGTTAATAAAGAAAAAGGGTTACAATTATCTCTGCGTATCCCGTACGCAAATGAAGGACTATACGCTCAGTGATGATAACAAGAGTGTTACGGTAATGGATGCCCGTCGGCAGAAGATAACGCTGAAAGAGGTTAAGACAGAGGATGATAAGGATTATTATCTCGAAATAACATCTCCTTCGAAAGCTATGACAGAGTCGTCCATGAACAGGGTTTGGAGAGAGCGTTTTGAGATGGAACTGCAGAGGATAAACGAAGGAATCTCCAAGAAAGGTGGAACAAAAACCTATGAAAAGGTTGTTGAACGTACAGGACGTGCCATACAGAAGTACCCTTCTATAGCGAAGTTCTACCAGATAAGCTACATAAAAAATGAGAAGAAGCCCAAGCAGATGCTGCGTGTAGACTGGGAGATAAAAGACCTCTCGGCAATGGAATCTGGTCATGGAGTCTATTTCCTCCGCAGCAATGTCAGGACACTTTCTGAACGTGTAACATGGGAATACTACAATCTCATTCGTGAGATAGAATGTACGAACAGACAACTAAAGAATGATCTCAACCTCCGTCCTATCTATCATCAGAAAGATGAGCGAAGCGACGCACACCTTTTCTTCGGTTTACTAGCCTACTGGGTGGTAAACACTATCCGTTGTCAATTAAAACGAGAAGGAGAATCCTGTTACTGGACTGAGATTGTACGACGTATGAGCATCCAAAAGCTCGTCACCACAAAAGGGAAGAATCCATTAGGTGAAACCATCGAGATGCGCCAGTGCAGTAGTCCTTCGAAGCAAGCAAAACAGATATACGATAAGTTGAACTTAAAACACTCACCATTCAAAAAGAATAAAATTTGTAGGACACAGAGCCCATAAGAAAAATGAGGAAAGTACGGTGACAGTAACAATTAGGCGAAAGTGGGTGTTAAACTTGGGTTAGTTGTTTTTATGGGTATTTTCGCGCTGTCATGTCAAGGAAATTCAAAACGCATAAAGATGCTGAATGATGTCTATTTGAGGGGTAGATAAGCAAAAGAAGATATACTTCTCTTAAGAATTTCGCCAACTCGTATATGGAGAGATAAACTAAAGTCCTTACATAATATGTCACACAGAGGGATGGAGGGAACGGAGTTAAACACAATATACGGAGGTGCCGATGGCACAAAGAGTGACAGAGACGAAGCGTACAGAATCTTGATAGCTTTTTGGGTGTAAGCTTTGTACATAGAATCTCTAATAAAACTGGCAACCAAGCTCCGCTTGCTCTACGTACCGACGGTGCCTCCGCGACTTCAACCGATTTGTTGTTAATAATCCTCTGTGTTCTCCTTTGCCCTGTGTGACATTACTTCAAAGTTCTAAATTTAAGGGAGAAAACCTTATCACCCCATATTTCGGCAAAATTAAATAATTAGGGATAAGAAAAGTAGAAAACAATTCCGAAGTGTTAGTTACGCCATGATAAACCCAATAAAACAACATAGAGTGAAAGTGGTAAAAGGATGTCAAGTGCTATAGCCACGACGAATGCCAGTATGGCTAAGAGTATCCCTTTCTCCAATGCAAATTTATATGCACAATTATTGCTGTCCGGTAAAAATAAACTGAAAGTTCTGTATCTCTTTATTCATCGGTGTTGCAGCCGTTTTACTTATCTAGGGGCTTGGTTCTTAGTTTTAAACTGTAAGCATTATAAAATGCGCTTATTTTGACAAGGAAAGCCCTATAATAACCAAATAAATTAATGAAATCATAAGTTTAAGCCTATTTTATCTAACACAGATAACTCCAAAAAAGTTTTATCGGACACCAATAATGCACAATAAATATTTATCACTATTGTTGACATAAAAAGGAACAAGATAATCTCGTAGGATGCTTCTCCCATTACAAAAATAAATGGACAGAGCAACATCCAAATAAACATATAACCGAGCCAACCGTAAGGTGAAGAAGTTTCTGCCATAATCACTTGTGTTCTTAAACGTAATTCTATCCCGCCTAAGGAGATAAAAGACTCATGAATAGTTATTTAATAAAGTCGGTAAATCAAGGAATAACCAGTGCTATTATGATTGTTCATCAATAAGTTACACCGCTATTCAAACGATGATTACCATCAGCAAAGATACATAAATAGTTCGTAGTATCAGCGTTTTTGCAAGGATTTTGGTTAAGAAAAGGATATGAAATAACCCTTTATTTGGGTTTTCAGATGTTCGGAGTGATAGGGGAGTAGCCTAAGTTTAGAACTTTGATGAGATGTCACACGGAGAAACTGAGGCACGGAGGATTATTAAAAAATAAGCTATGGAAGTAACGGAGGCACCGTCGTGCGTGGAGCAACTCTAACCAACGGACTTCTGAAGTTGCTGTCACTACTGTCAGTATTTGAGTACTTGTAATGTGCTGAAGGAGAGTTGGTTCGTTCAAATGTTAAAAGTGACAGCAAACGAGAAATAAACTTATAGACTACGAATTTCTCTAATGACACGAATCATTATTGCGATGTAATTCGTGTCATTCGCATAATTCGTAGTTTACTTTATGCTTAGAACTACGAATGGCTACGAATTTCTCTAATTACGCTAATATTATTGTGATGTAATTCGTGACATTTGCTTAATTCGCAGTTAGCTTTATGCTTTGAGTAATAGTTTTTGAGGAATAAAAAGCAAGTTGATAAGTTTATTACAACTCATCAACTTGCTATGATTTAACTTGTAAAGCGAGTTTACAAGTCAACTTGTCTACTTTCTTTATTCTGCGCTTACAGGGCGAATGCTATGCATACACCACTTAGGACTGCTGCCTCTTCTGCAGCTGTAAACTGTACCCGGATAGAGCCAGCCACAATTCGTGTAGCAAGCTGAGAAAGCGATTGCCTGTGTGTAGTTACAGCGGTTGCCGTCAGCGGTCCAGTAGTAAGCCGAACTACCCGGACATTGGAGGCGAGGTGCTCTGTCATTGTATTCAGTGTAAGCACCTGCAAATGGGAAGAACACACCCTTATCGATATCCTCCTTAGAGAACTTCTTCATACGTGTGTTGCGGGTATTATACTTACCTACATAGATAGCTTTTGGGCGGTTTGTATTACCAATGATGTGGCCGTTCTTATCGAGTACCTTACCCTTCTTGCAAGCAGGAACGGTTGGGTCGAAGAGCACACCGACGATGATGTTACAGCCATCTTGATAATAACCAACATACTCACCCGTCTTTGCCATCAGATTATCGAGGTCTACCTTTGTAGGCATCATGAACTTACCATTAGAAGCATAGTAAGCAAGGTCGCCATAGCATCTATTCTGAATCGTAGCCTGAATATTACCCATGTGAGTTGAGTAGTAACGAGAGTAGCAGTAGCTGTAATTGTTTGCACAAGCGATGTTACCCCAACGGAAGTGATCGAAAGCGGAGTTGTTGAAGTCACGTGGGAGATACTGAGGATGGGAGTTGAAAGGGTCAGCTTCGGTATAGAAGTAATCCCATGCCTGCTTAGCCAGTCTGTAACCAGGAACCCAACCCTCTAAATTTGTGCAAGGCTCATACTGCAAGTTGTATCTTCCCCACTTTGTTCCGTCAATATCAATGCATGGACCAGGAATACATGTTCCGTTAATAGTTTCTGTATTATTGGTGTCCGATAAAACTTTTTTGGAGTTATCTGTGTTAGATAAAATAGGCTTAAACTTATGATTTCATTAATTTATTTGGTTATTATAGGGCTTTCCTTGTCAAAATAAGCGCATTTTATAATGCTTACAGTTTAAAACTAAGAACCAAGCCCCTAGATAAGTAAAACGGCTGCAACACCGATGAATAAAGAGATACAGAACTTTCAGTTTATTTTTACCGGACAGCAATATTTCTGTATAGAACTTTACACGCTCATATTTCAAAGGATTCTTTATCTCAGAATAATACTTCTTACCATCTTCTGTCTCAATAACAAACTTTGGTGTGAAATGCATATCTGGGAAAACCAATAAATAAAACTCATCCAATGGCGTATCAGCGGTCATACTTAAACTATCTTTATCACCATAAGTCATCTCACCTGTGCTCAAATTAAGTTTTGCATTGGTGTAGATGTTATAAAGCGTCACACGCTTTATTTTCTTCAAAGGGTGATTATTAAATAGTATATTCACCGACATGAGTGTATACTGCTTCTTCAGTATAAAATCTGCCCAGATATTAACACCCTCTTCCTTGATATTCTTTAGTTTATTCCAAGAGTAATCGAAGAATCTAAAATTCTTAACGGTACCATTTTGATGACCCTTTACAACTTTACCCTTATCCATTACTTCATTCTCTCTCAGTCCCAAACTCATTGTACCCATCTGAGCTTCTAATGAATTATATCTATAAGGATAAAAAACTGCTACTTCATCGCCTTCTTTTCAGTGAATGTCTCCAATAAATTTAGAATAGACTCCATCTGTAGCTACAGATAGATAATCATAATCCTTCTGAGGTGAAGTAATATTATAAGCCATAAGACGATCTCTAGCATTCCACGTGATTGGTTTGCCAATTACCACATTCGTACGTGTCACAGGTGCTTGTACCTCTTTGACAATAAACCGTTTTTATTACGATGTATAGTTTCCTAATATCTTTTCTTATCGGCATCTTGTCTGGCTTTGAACTTGACGTAGCCCGCTACGCCTGCGCCCCAAAGCCAAACAATCTGCTCGATAATAAAACAAAATATGTTTAGGCTCTAATGACAGAGTTGGGTTTAATTTTACTTTATAGCGTTTCCCTTTTCATCCCTTCTTGATAGTGAAGTGACTTTTACTTCAAAGTCTGCGGTTGTGTTGTTGTCATCCACGTATTTCTTACCATCCCACTTTCTTACCAGTGCAAGGCCAGAAGATATGGGGTAATCGCTTTGTTTTAGGCTGGAGAAAGAGACGTCGGTAACGGCATTGTAGCCTCTGTCTAACTTGCTTGGACGCATCTGGAACATACGGCGAGGACAGATGGTAATGCAGTCGATGACGCACTCAAAAGGTACTTCGATGGCATAGAAGTCACCGAAGGCACTACTGGTCACGGTGATGTAATGCAGATAACCCTTACTATCCTTTGTCTCGGCATAGTTCTTCTTGAATTCCTCTGGTGTCCATGGCAGTTTTATCAAGGCAATACCGTTGCTCTCAGAGATGTGAGAGAATTCGTAAGCAGGACCAATATTGCCCTTAGCATCGGTAGATGTGAGGATTGCATTCATGTCTGGAACGTTCGGATTATTCTTCTGTCCGGGGTCGTAGTTGCTGTTTGTCCATTCGAAATCAGCCTTACTTAGGTCCAAAAAGGCATTCAATCCGCCATACATACTCAGGTCCTCGCCCTCTAACTCAGCCTCAAATTTAGCCTTGTGGTCGATGGCATACTTTGCAACAATGATAGTCTGACCTGGCTTCACAGGGTAGTCATTGCCCTTACCGGGGAAGTAAGAGATACCCGATGCACCATAATAACGATTGACGAAATCGTCTTTCGGTGCGAACTGGATAGCTTTGCTCGGTTCAATGGCATTGACACACAGCGCCAATCCGTCAAGATATTTCACCTCGTCCGTAGGGTTAAAGATGGCGATATATTGGTCGTCATTGTACATCTGGTTCAAATTCTTCATACCCCAAGCACGTACATCACGATACCAATAATGACCAACATAGAACACCTCCTTGATAATCAAGTGGTCTAACTTTGTCTTAGAAGTGGATTGCTTCACAGGCATTTCATTACGCGTACAGCTGTTCATCCCTAAAAGCATAAGGCTAAAAAGCAGGTACGCAGTTATCTTCTTTTTCATCATTTGTTTTCTTCTATTTATGTTTATATCATTGTGAGCAGTGGGAGGGACTATTGCCACGAGAGGAATAGATTGTGAGTTACAGACGTATAGATACTTCCTTAGCGACGATGCTGTCCTCTCCCTCTGTCCATGTTACAAGAACCAGTTTCCGAAACCAGAGCCACCACCAATGCCGTGGGTCTGTACATTCTGCGAAGCTTCCAACGCATCTAATGATGACAAGCCTATTTCGTGACCTAAGTAGAAATAGAGTGGGTCGTTCGGGTCGATGGTTGTAGGGTCAGTATCAAAGCTACTGCAGAACACCTTGATAGGGATATTAAAGCGGAAAAGCTCCTTCCATTCTGAATCTGCCCCATACTCCTTTGGCTCGTCAGGGTTGTAAGCCTCCGAACAGATGAACGGACTACGGAAGACATAGGTTGAATGGCGATTAAGATACTCGTCCTTCGGTATCAATGCCTTCTTTCCTTTCGGGCATTTCATCACTCTTACAGACAGATAGAACTTTGGTAAGAGGTAAGACGGACGTGTATAACGGCCAGCCTCACCCGTTGCAGGGTCCAAACGGCGTGTAATCTCTAATGGCCACTCTTGATGAAGTGCATCGTTCTCATCGGCTTCAATGTCAAAGTTGAAATGCCCCTTCAGTCCTACACGGTCTTGGTCGTAAGGCGCAACAGCCCAGTCAGCATCCTCACGTGTCAACGGTGGGAGAAGACGTTGGTTGAATAACTCACGTGCACCATCAGCCATTGCATTATGAATCCACGTATCTCGATAGGTATATTCAAATATCTTTGGGGTCAATTCGGCACGTTCTTTCCACGTGGTCTTATTCGCAAAGGTTGGAGAAGGAACTGGTGTCGTGTCGACTGTACCGCCTTTCTTCCAATCACCAAACTTATTCTTGTTTGGTTTCCACGTACCACGGCAGTCCATTACTTCGTATGGATTGCCCTTATCGTCAACCTCGCTCACCGTGAAGAATATCTGATACTCATCAGAGTGGTCGAGAATATTGTCGTTCATCAGCTTACCCTCTTTGTCGAAGAAGTAGAGACAGAGTCCCCAACGCTTGAGTTTTCCACCAATGATACGGATATAATCAGGTCCAATCTTACCATCGCTCTGCTCAAGATACGTCACAGTACTTTGGCGCTGCACCTCAACCGTAGGCCATTTTGCCGTATTGTTGCGGATAATGACAAACTCCTCCTGCTTCCAAGGGGCGTTATGATAGACGAAGTTACCGTGCATCATACCGTCGCCGTGGGAGTGTCCCTCTTTAAACATCGCTAAGCAGGTAGCCCAACCATTGAAGGCTCCGTCTGGGTCAGGGTTATTCACCTGCTCAGAGACCTTAATCTTCGACAGACTATCTACATAACGGTCTGCACCACTACGTGCTAATCCCTTACTTTCTAAGGGATTTTCGTTATAATCAACATGTACATTGCCAAACACAAAGTTGTCACATGAAGTGAAAACTGCGGCAACACATGATAATAAAAGAATGTTCTTGAATATCTTATTCATCTTCCCAATTCGTTTTTACATCAATACTACGTTATGTCTGTACTGTATGAAGAAGTCTTGTGGCTGTGTCAGCATACGCCAGAGCTGTGCCTTGTCGGCAGCTGGATAGAATCGCTTGACATCTTCAAAACACTTGTCTTCACCGTCCTTGGTGTTGGCTATGACACGAACAGACAGCGGATAATCAATATCAAAGCTATCCCAACCGGGTTGTATCTGGTTGAAATCCCATAGGAAACTATGCTCGCTATTGTTCGTATTGCAATACTTTGCAGGCTTTTCCGACTCTCCCACGTGCTGCTGTCCTTTGTTAAGAATGTGGCAAATGCGCACTTGTAGCTGGAAAGCAATGTCTGATTTGTGGAACTGCATGACGCCCTTAAAGCCCAATCGGTCCATGTCTGAGCCGACGTCCAAACTGCGTTTCTGATGCAGTAATCCCACTGTATGACCATAACGCTGGCGTGGTGACTCAGTATCTGGGTCGGTGAAGTCATCGTTATAAGCTTCTGTAAAAAGTTTTCCGAGTTCTTCTTCCACTGGATCTGTGTCACGATACTCATAGGTAAAGACCTCTGGAGTAATCTTATTTAGCTCCATTGGATCAATGGTTTTGTAGAGATGATAGGTCTTTCCACCGAAGTTATAAGGCTGCAAAGCCTCTGGTTTTCCCGATACCTCAATCGACTTCCATGCCAACTCACTATCGAACGGCACTAAATTCTGTCCCAACGTGTAACCATCAGGGACATAGATGTTAGAAGTTGAGAACTTTGTGGCAGCTTCCATTGCTCCACCTTTCTCTTTAAAGGTGTATCGGTCATAATAAGTAGGTAGTGAAGCCAACGAACGTGGGTATGCCATTTGCAATCCACGCACCTCCTGTCCGTGTCCTGCAGAGCTACTATCTGCCACTGCTTTGTTCAAAGATGCGTTACCAATACCGAAG carries:
- a CDS encoding fimbrillin family protein, producing the protein MGTMSLGLRENEVMDKGKVVKGHQNGTVKNFRFFDYSWNKLKNIKEEGVNIWADFILKKQYTLMSVNILFNNHPLKKIKRVTLYNIYTNAKLNLSTGEMTYGDKDSLSMTADTPLDEFYLLVFPDMHFTPKFVIETEDGKKYYSEIKNPLKYERVKFYTEILLSGKNKLKVLYLFIHRCCSRFTYLGAWFLVLNCKHYKMRLF
- a CDS encoding IS1634 family transposase — encoded protein: MHANVQTRFNPATGDMAPYYRIKESYRDVQGHVHSLILLNIGFEPSLTAVQVRKIAYALTERFKNRSTPSLFKEHLDGLTPIEQAKADEWWIRMEKEGGIDRFNKEEQKSLRKYENYIDLETANYTDARNVGAEWLCKQTIDKLQLEGFLRKNGWTENAIHTALSALIVRTVYAVSERSSYYYLRDNSAAAELYSGVPGWTPGINSLYKITDKLYELKEQLERHLCSVTDDLFNIDNKLMLFDLTNFYFEGSKRNSDKAKFGRSKEKRSDCKLLVLALCINKEGFIRYSSILEGNTADSKSLPNMIDTLAKRNPSRTKDTLVVMDAGVATEENLELIKKKGYNYLCVSRTQMKDYTLSDDNKSVTVMDARRQKITLKEVKTEDDKDYYLEITSPSKAMTESSMNRVWRERFEMELQRINEGISKKGGTKTYEKVVERTGRAIQKYPSIAKFYQISYIKNEKKPKQMLRVDWEIKDLSAMESGHGVYFLRSNVRTLSERVTWEYYNLIREIECTNRQLKNDLNLRPIYHQKDERSDAHLFFGLLAYWVVNTIRCQLKREGESCYWTEIVRRMSIQKLVTTKGKNPLGETIEMRQCSSPSKQAKQIYDKLNLKHSPFKKNKICRTQSP
- the drt3b gene encoding antiviral reverse transcriptase Drt3b, with amino-acid sequence MSKNIDLNNKYRVLLTEVLPYEIPLMLDNEGFYLNMQDKELQDIFYQTFQGKLKKWTIPFDYSVRKYGGDKSRKLSLMHPYIQVECAKFYESHDYYMLSLCSNSPFSIRYISERAKCIFKVEESETKEEENQNRIEILDEEVDKLYRSYFSYKRYDMMYKFFTSGDYLRLEQKYSHLMKMDIARCFYHIYTHTIAWAVKGKKQAKELIGKETFENAFDTLMQHANYNETNGIIVGPEISRIFAEVILQRIDINVVNRLKQSPYSLTLGRDYEVRRYIDDHYIYANNEETLCSILDVYKDELQLYKLYINESKLEFLKRPFVSDVAVAKKELAELKNSISERWLVKDEKGKYKHSIKNEMSSFSSIVNKFCSITYRYNQKYGTLNRYFLTLISSQLCEESNKEYASEATGKLLLMYLEVAFYVFSLDMNVSASIKLCRILYELHKWAEKCIDKTILPELENRIFREIKRCLDIYEVNKKNDEINLEALNLLLCLSRIMQTSISRTQLLRLFNINKGGIDEYKQQNYFQICTLLYIIGWDKTYDDIKKNILEEIKRRVKEENSMWHADTVMLFFDAIVCPFFEESERKEILKEVCGNPASVDKKLELYNKTGRWFFNWDKRCDLSNLLSKKEYHSPYE
- the drt3a gene encoding antiviral reverse transcriptase Drt3a, producing the protein MYSLLFSPHNLYSCTTQSERRNGRLNKEEFAEKVDFIIGEKINEGTYYFNIKQRWDLFLNNHPKDSMEFLCQDLVLRKLYNNIKRIYGIEQSNRNQIVKQMVSLLREEACKWVIRLDIRHFYESIERERLINRFVEDGRLNYQSIYLLKNLFSNSSISKIKGLPRGLNISSVMSELYMKYFDLEIRRMDGVFYYARFVDDIIIFCSSSNSQENVWTKVPELLDKLGLQLNESKSYKGDNDQEDLNLTYLGYTFILKKNNDLEIAIADKKVNVIKTRITKSFVRFAKDGNFIKLKNRIKFLTGNITINNPSTLLPIRIGIYFNYNMITSRASLYELDKYYQKLLHCRTGRLGLKLKKKFNANQVEELSKYSFVFGFEKHVRHYFTSATIADITNCWR
- a CDS encoding DUF4876 domain-containing protein codes for the protein MMKKKITAYLLFSLMLLGMNSCTRNEMPVKQSTSKTKLDHLIIKEVFYVGHYWYRDVRAWGMKNLNQMYNDDQYIAIFNPTDEVKYLDGLALCVNAIEPSKAIQFAPKDDFVNRYYGASGISYFPGKGNDYPVKPGQTIIVAKYAIDHKAKFEAELEGEDLSMYGGLNAFLDLSKADFEWTNSNYDPGQKNNPNVPDMNAILTSTDAKGNIGPAYEFSHISESNGIALIKLPWTPEEFKKNYAETKDSKGYLHYITVTSSAFGDFYAIEVPFECVIDCITICPRRMFQMRPSKLDRGYNAVTDVSFSSLKQSDYPISSGLALVRKWDGKKYVDDNNTTADFEVKVTSLSRRDEKGNAIK